gTTGAATATGAGGTCTTTGATAACCGCTTATTACATGTggcataatatatatatctatcaaaattactttgtttattatatacatttatttgagtccaaagaaaaatatgaaaagataatcttaatttaaagTACGATAGCTAactatgttttgttttatatatatatatatatatatatatgtattataaaaatttgaattcaatgCAATCAAGGACCACCTGTATGTCAAAGAGCTCATGAACTAGATAATTAAATAGCAACATATTTCTCTAATTGCAACGTTTCTTAAGGCGGACGCAGTCTTGAGTATTGTATTGactaataatttgatattagtCCAATAGATTTTATTAGGTAGAAATGAAGTCTGAGTAGTAAGGAATATGTCAAACTTTGAAATGATAATAtactaatacatatattaggttttgtgtaattttcaaaGACTGCTAAGGTAGAATAGAAGTACATATATTAGATTATAATTAGTTAGTATAGTGTGTTGAATTTAGGAGAAAGGAATTGGAAGAATGGTGCAGTAGGAAGCAGGGCAGCCCAAAAGGCAAGAGTAGAATATACAACTTTATACCAAAGCAAAACTGAGCAAAAGAATGGGAATATGATCATCATCTTCATTACAAGTTGGGGTTGCTAAAGACAAATTCAGAATTCAATGATGAGTAGAAGAGCTAAGGCTCAATAATTGATGTACAACCTGGAACAAAAGTGCTTCCACCAAACTACTAAAAATGGCCATGTGGCAAACCCTCTTCAAAGAGAATCTACCCCCTCAAACCTATTGGCTATTGCTTTCACTCCTGTTATGCTGTCTCTacatcttttattataaataaatattatactgataattgtttttttaaaaaaataaaaataaaattgtaacgtaaaatataatttgatataataaaatattctatttaacaGCAATAGTGATccaaataaaagtttttaGTCATTACTTTTGGTATACCATGTTTTATCGTGTGCTTTTACTTGATcgttcaaaattacaaataagcaatcatttacaattattttgtttcactTCTACTACtcttcattaaatttttttggatgtggattaattgaaattaatatgaatGGAACAGCTTTATGTTATGAATAGAATAAACAAAGTGTTTGTGATATTCGAaatcctttttaatttatttagaatgtatttatatacatttttatggACCATAGTGtcaaaattttgtacttatgtCTTGATATTTTGGGAGACAGGCAGGCATTCTTAACTGGATATGCATGTGGGACTATGTTAATAGCTGTTGATAACTACacatcttttatattttaaaaataaataaatatgtatttgaatttgaagctggaaaattaatgaaaagagGAATGAGTAAAAAAGACAGGAATAATGAGAGGCTATTGCCGGAATTGGAAACTGGGGGGAGGGGTGCTGGAATNNNNNNNNNNGGGGGATTCAAAGCtggaaacaagaaaacaaaagacaGGGCCCTCTACCCTGCAAAATTCACACCtggtatatacatatatgtgtatgtgtcTGAAAGTTAGCAGTTGTGGTGTGGAATTGATCTCAAAAGGTGATCCGGAAGGAACTTTTGATGTTTGTACGAAACCAAAAGGCATCGCATAGCCTCATACTTGTGCAGGATCTTCTTGTCCATGCCCTACTGGATTACTATCTACTTTTACTTCCTTTTGGGTTATATCGAATATTTCCACCTTAATCAAAAATTCATCTTATTACAATGGAAAGGCATATAAATCATAAGAGACGCTATCCTGGGCTTTCAGAGTTTCATAGGCAACACCACTCATAGCATGTGTAGTAAAGCAATTATTATAGTTCACGCTCACACATTCCGGCATTTCAACACCTAAACTAAAATTGTAACCTTTTGATTGGGCAGATTACATGTTGAAAAGGTACAAGGGCAAGCAAAAGAGAAGATCCAAAACCAGTCTAGTTCTTCTCACTGGGTATTACACTCAAAACTAAGCAAatgtttggaaaaaaattaaacaaaccaCTGTTTGTTAAACAGCCATTTCAAGGGTCCTAAACGCAAACCAAGACactgtaaaaaattaaaaaataaaaacaacgcCAAAACTCTATTATAAGactagataaaaaaaaaaacacggCTGCACAGCGTCAACTCACATGAACAACTCCATAAGCTCTAAGCCTGCAATAATGTGGCAAAGTCAGAGAGTGGCCAAACAATTAGCCTACAATAAGAGTACTTTTTGAAGCAATTAGATATATAGAATCCATGTCGAATGAATGTATCTAAAGTACTTGCCTTGTTGGCAATGTTGTTGGAGAGCCAATCCAGCCCCTCATAAAGGCCCTCTCCAGATGTAGCACAGGTGCTCTGGATGTACCTagaaagcaaagaaaattgggtgaaaaacaagaaattagtATATGGAAATACTGATCTCATAAGAACGCAGGTTAAGCATATCTACCAGTGGCGTTGCCTGAGTGAGTGTAGGCCCAGTTTGTCAGTTATTTCAGCAGCATTCATTGCATTTGGAAGATCTTGTTTGTTTGCAAATACAAGTAACACTGCATCTCTCAGTTCATCCTGAAAGAAGTAACCGATAGCCCAACCAAATGGTCAACACCCTCTTTTtatgtcaaaaaattaatcaagcAATAATAACCAACATCAACATATCTATTTGCCCATGAAATTTCTTATAGAGACTaaaatcaaactgaaaaatagaataaattcaaaatgatcACAACAATTTTATTTGCTGATCACATTTGTGTTTCTATGCTCATCATAATGATAAGATATAGGCATAGAAAAGGGATTTATAAGAAAACTACATTTAACTCCAGAAATATAAAAGCATATTCGTTAGGAAATTGTCCTACACTGACCCCAGGCAATATTAGCACATGGGCTGATGAAATATCAAATAGGAAATCTACTCTCGCAGTTGCATTTCTGACATTTCCCCCTCTAATTAGTCTACACAAAAAGGAACCTACATGCATTTCGTTCTCCCATGAAGTAATCATTCCAGCAAGGTGGTGTTTTAGATGAACATGCTAAATAGTGACTCATTTTGTTGCGTAATAACTCTATGTTGtgcattgtttttttttatcaagaacaaaatgagatgcaaaaataatttctaatgGTAGCTTGAGGGTCATCAAGATGCTAAAATCccaagaaaacataaatttaataaattcatctgAAATGAATGCAGTATATTAAACAAGTTGATATGTCACCTCTTTATTGATAATACATTCAAAAGGTGAACTCATTAGTTCTTTCCTAACAAGCCATCCACAGACATGAAAAAGCTCAAGAGGATACAGAACGCCCTTACGAGATATTTGATTAGgctaatacaaaataaactatatattatatagtctTCCTTCAAAGCAGGTTTTCTCATAATATTGATTTCTCCAGGCATAGTGGATATTATCTATGCTTTTGAGGACCTATTTCTCATCAAGAAACTAAAATTGTTTTACAAGTGAATCATGAGTTTTCAATTAGAAGTGCATCCTATCCAATTCAAGTTCATGAATGTTGCATAAGAGTGAAGAAACGGAATATCACCTCATTCAACATCCTATGCAATTCATCTCTTGCCTCAACTACACGGTCCCTATCATTGCTATCCACCACGAATATGAGACCTTGGGTGTTCTGGAAATAGTGCCTCCATAATGGACGAATCTGTAAAATGAAATACACAGCATAATTCTCCATAGCATGTATGCAAGTTCATCAAAGACCTAATCAATTCCACCATCCTATGAGGGGAAAATTACCAAGGAGGAGGATGGAGAGATCAAGATTgtttatatcaataattaaaatatagccACAGATTAATCATAAgacataacaaaagaaaaatttctcACCTTGTCTTGACCACCAACATCCCAAACAGTGAAGCTGATGTTTTTGTACTCAACAGTCTCCACATTGAAGCCTGCATACAGATTGTAAGtccagaaaaaaaatgaactttgGAGAGCAGTTCaacttttaatattcaaatcaaattaaaacaatataagCTAGTACAcaagtaaaaagaaacaaagccAATTGCAGAACTAGGACAGGCATACCAATAGTAGGAATAGTAGTCACAATCTCTCCGAGCTTGAGCTTGTACAGGATCGTAGTCTTACCAGCAGCATCAAGACCAACCATTAGGATGCGCATCTCCTTCTTGGCAAAAAGCCGGCTGAAAAGCTTTGTGAACGTCAACCccatttctctttctttcttctagTCCCCTGAGTCCATCATAGGCAGCAGAcatatcatataaatatacagaGAGATGAAACGATGAAAAGGTGTAGTATGACTGCTTTAGAATAAACAGAGAGAAAATTGCAAGTTGCGATGTGCCTGCCTCTGTTCCATACTTAACAATCACGAAATGTAATGTGGAAACAGAAATTTTACACATGGACAAGAGGATACATAACTCAAATATAAGACTCCCATTATATAATGCAACcacaatataattacaaaaacaatcCTATTACCTTATCAAATTAACAACATATGAAGGAGCTTTCCAATAAAACTGTTTTTCATTCTGAACACATTTATGATTTAATCACGATAAGAGATACACATACAAATACGAAATGATCCATATTACAATTCCAATCTATACACAAGCATATAAACACCACCTATAACCATACACAATGGCTTCCAAAGACAGGGGcaaaaattacaacatataTTAGCAGATGATACTATTGGGTGGAATCATGATcttagaaacaaaaatttagaaatgtAGCAAACAACAATAAATGGAGCTATAAATCAGTTTAGAGATGAAACTCTACTAGATCAAATGTATCTGATGTCTATAAAAAGAATCAGATTCAATGCAACCATAACAAGTACTAACACCGATCTCATCATATTCAGATTCTCAAGACAATAAGtatgaaatacataaaagaaatCCATCGGAGTGAATCGATTCAACCACAAAAGTCCAGATCAGATCAGTTCAGatcaataagaaaaagaataattccCAAAAAAACCACAATAGTACATCCTTAAATACATCGAAATCAGCTCATTCGACACCAGATGCTTCTTTCTCCCTAAATCTAATGGAAACTCAATCCCCTCCAAGAGAAATATGAAATGCAACATACAAAAGCAAAAATCCTAATGTCACATatcacacacaaatacatcAATCCGTAAcaatcaataaattgaaaaaaaaaaaaaaaaaggtcaaaaaATTCGATCAGAAGTAAAATCACCTCAACAGAAACGAAACCAAACCTCAAAAACATGTAGGTACACAAAACTTATAAACAATCATCAAATACCTTAAGACGACAGATTTAACAAAtggtagagagagaaagtatGTGTTATGCGCGTGCGAGAGTGAAATATAGAGATGGCTGAGAATTAAAGGAGACACTAATATCTATTTTTCGGGGAGGATTGAGAACCGTCAAAGCAgtgcttattttattttatatttttagaggccCTCCACCTACTTCCCGTAATCTTCAGTTATTCCCTAAAACAATGGGGTTACCCGTTACCTTACCCCATGAGAAATGACACTGCTTCCTCTGTAGATCTTTTCCTTCTCGTGTTGACGGACCGTAGATTTCCATTCAGTCAGCAAAGTTATGTAactttttaatcaatttttttcatttagcTTGAAACCATCATATTCTATTGAGCCATCAAATATGTCAATACatcatgaaaattacattttttgttccaCATCATAGAATGCATTGCACTTTTGATCTCATAATTTATGGGTTTAACACATTTGGtctaatagaataaaaaattatagtattatAGTACACTTGGTGGTCTCAtaagataaaatttgtttattattttttattccaaatgcTACAATTTCTTAGCCTATAAAACTAAACGTATTAAGCCTATAAAGTGTGAGATCAAATGTCCCTCTATCGTGTGgaatcaaaatacaatttttccttttccttatACATTAATGTAACTAGTAGATAAACCATTTTATAGTGAGCAGGTATGACTTTACCcctacttcaattttttagcTGGAAATGATCATAGTTTGGCCATTGAAGCCTTGACCGACTATCACTATTGACTCAAAGAGTCGATTTGTCTAATGATAAGTTCCGTATTCAAATCCGATCGTGTGACAATTTCTTTTAGGCCAACGGCAGACAAGAACcgcaaacaaaataataataataataaatgtcgTTTTTCGAGTGTGGTTTAATGTATTATGAAAAGTGATGAATGGCGGAGGActgtacaattaatttaagaaaacttaatttgttcaatttaaagatacattaattatttttcaaaaagaattgCTCACATTAATTTGATGCGCTCCAACTCTacttacttttttatttatttatttacaatataagtaaaaagaaatatatattctatagTTGATAGCGTGCACGaatcatttttattacaatgaaATCGCATATCCTTTTCATGGCTGATTGCACATCTACTCAGGAATCCTTTCTGGTTAATGCAGTGGTGTATGAGAACAAGACTATGATTTTATGAGGAGAGAAAGACAAGATTATGGCAAAAGCAGCAATCTTGGAggagaattcatttaattcagaAAAGAAGATCACTAGACAAACTGTGGAGTTGCCAATTTGTCTGTGAttgtaataacaataatactTAGGGACCATATTTTCGCAATCTCCCTACAACTTTATTCTTTCCCACACATTATTTCTCAAATCGGACATCATAAGCACACGCGTACATTTGTTGCTCAAGACAACATCATGGAAGACGAGGAAATCTTGAGAAGTCGGGCTTTCTGCGTTGCAAGTATGCGTTCTTCCCCTCGCTTCCTTCCTCAGATCCATAGAAGAGAAGCGTGGCATCTCCTCCAATTTGCTAGAAACGAAAGAGAAATTGCAAGAAATATTAAGAAACATGTCGTGTAGCTGTTTGTATCCTCAGAAACCgaaataatgttaattttggTGGTACCTGAAGTCCAAGATGGCCGTCATCAGCTGCATTGACAGCTGACTTGCACAGACGAACTGCCATTGGGCTGTTCCTATTAATCTCCCGACACCATTTGATTGTCTCCTCTTCAAGCCTCTCCAGCTGAAACAATAGTTTTTGAAGTCATCAAAATTAGTGAGACAGCTTGAATGTTATTTCAGTAGCAGGGAAAATTTAGTATTCTTACAGGAACAACAGTATTGACAAGTCCCATTTTCTCTGCTTCGGCAGCGCTGTAAAACCTCGCCGTAAACCACATTTCACGCGCTCGTTTTGGCCCAACCTATTCAATCAACCACTCACAATTGTAATAAAGAGTCTGGAGGCCATTGTAAATCCctaaaaagtttcaaaaaacTTACCAAACGAGACATGATTGAGGCCCCAAAACCAGCGTCGAAGCTTCCAACCTGCAGTTTGCACAAAACATGTTGAATGATTATGATAAGAAGAAACCATGGAAGTTTTTTTGCTCTGCTTATGTTTTTACACTCGATGCATATAAGGATTTTCCAGTAAAAATTTAGAAGGTTTTCAATCTTCCATCGTCAAAgataattatagttattacATGAGCAAGATAGATCATTCACTATGCACAGACAATCAGAAATATACAGAGCAAGATTTACCTTAGGTCCTGTCTGACCAAAAACAGCATTATCTGCTGCAATTGTTAAGTCACAGACCATATGGAGCACATGTCCACCCCCCACAGCATACCCTGCaacctttttatttatacaagaAACAAAACACAGTATTTAATGATGATGTCTAAAACTGCAgacacaaaaaacaaaaggtaaataaaGCTTACCATTGCTATTACTGGCTTGGGAAGGCGACGAATTTGGACCTGAACGTAGAAATAACGCaacaacaattttaaaaatgatatatttgcACTGCACCGGCGCTTGTGATCAAGttacagaaaattaaagagaatttaataaatgtacCTGCAGATCTAGAACATTGAGGCGACCAAAGTTATCGTAATCAGCGTAACCTTCCTTGCCTCTGAATGACTGATCTCCTCCACTGCAAAACGCCTTAGTGCCCTGCAGCATATTGTTATATACTGTAAATCATTCGAAAATCCATTTGGCGAACGACTAATTACAACCATTTCAAGCTGTCATGTCTTTTCGTACATAAAAATCTCATACACGAATCCCTTCAAACTAAAAGAGTTTGATCTTGGAAGCTCT
The window above is part of the Sesamum indicum cultivar Zhongzhi No. 13 linkage group LG2, S_indicum_v1.0, whole genome shotgun sequence genome. Proteins encoded here:
- the LOC105156612 gene encoding ADP-ribosylation factor 2; this translates as MGLTFTKLFSRLFAKKEMRILMVGLDAAGKTTILYKLKLGEIVTTIPTIGFNVETVEYKNISFTVWDVGGQDKIRPLWRHYFQNTQGLIFVVDSNDRDRVVEARDELHRMLNEDELRDAVLLVFANKQDLPNAMNAAEITDKLGLHSLRQRHWYIQSTCATSGEGLYEGLDWLSNNIANKA
- the LOC105156613 gene encoding 1,4-dihydroxy-2-naphthoyl-CoA synthase, peroxisomal codes for the protein MAGMTGKEFEAINRRMASLVGHLLPAQGAGTSNASIALSNCSSQFNDTYHRVHGDVPSHIPEWKPALDESGKEFIDIIYEKAVGEGIAKITINRPERRNAFRPQTVKELMRAFNDARDDNSIGVIIFTGKGTKAFCSGGDQSFRGKEGYADYDNFGRLNVLDLQVQIRRLPKPVIAMVAGYAVGGGHVLHMVCDLTIAADNAVFGQTGPKVGSFDAGFGASIMSRLVGPKRAREMWFTARFYSAAEAEKMGLVNTVVPLERLEEETIKWCREINRNSPMAVRLCKSAVNAADDGHLGLQQIGGDATLLFYGSEEGSEGKNAYLQRRKPDFSRFPRLP